From the genome of Nerophis ophidion isolate RoL-2023_Sa linkage group LG25, RoL_Noph_v1.0, whole genome shotgun sequence, one region includes:
- the trip4 gene encoding activating signal cointegrator 1, with the protein MPPAENSLQILSLILCVVKMSDNLLRWCLEELQRTFALEASEDIVKYIISIEKADEIEEYVGDLLQGTDGRKGQFIQEFLSRWKKTQRQAGDTSGLFLFKESTSATELDPQDTSKDFQKKSKRKGRNKHEVLAISQTDPEPEAVKTPIDLMRVQEGSSSSTKKKTKFTSLYGKEGQDKLTVILPGRHTCDCLAQKHRLVNNCISCGRIVCEQEGSGPCLFCGSLVCTKEEQEILLRDSNKSQKLRKKLMGDCSERDYLAPQEAKMKAGFEKAVQHKEKLLEYDRNSVKRTQVLDDESDYFATESNQWLSTAERDKLRKKEEELRELRHVSRKDRKITLDFAGRKVIDEGNNLNDYYDKLDETLKAMDINSALKSSVHSERQGGRQNLRELVNPNIKQGAPEWVDVHSRENNKKNMEKVQSLAQDGKEEQRTRLRLQDKELQEMADGGWCLSMHQPWASLLVKGIKRVEGRTWYTSHRGRLWIAAAGKKPTPQEIAEVEAMYRCIYNKEPRFPSDYPTGCLLGCVNVTDCLPQEQFKEQFPSAREESASPFVFICSSPQELLVKFSMKGKHKIWKLESHYHQGAKKGLVASAAE; encoded by the exons ATGCCACCGGCTGAAAACAGTTTACAAATCTTGAGTTTAATTCTCTGCGTGGTTAAAATGTCAGACAACTTGTTGCGGTGGTGTCTGGAGGAGTTACAGCGCACGTTTGCTTTGGAGGCGTCCGAAGACATCGTCAA ATACATTATATCCATCGAAAAAGCAGATGAGATCGAGGAGTATGTGGGCGACCTTCTCCAGGGCACAGATGGAAGGAAAGGACAATTCATTCAAGAGTTCCTCTCCAGATGGAAGAAGACTCAAAGACAGGCTGGCGATACCTCTGGTCTTTTCCTTTTCAAAGAGTCGACTTCAGCAACAG AATTGGACCCACAAGACACAAGCAAGGATTTCCAGAAGAAGTCTAAACGGAAGGGTCGCAACAAACATGAGGTGTTGGCTATCAGTCAAACAGACCCTGAGCCAGAGGCAGTCAAAACCCCCATTGATCTGATGAGG GTTCAAGAAGGCAGTTCTTCCTCAACAAAGAAGAAAACTAAGTTTACGAGCCTCTATGGCAAAGAGGGACAGGACAAGCTGACGGTGATACTCCCTGGCCGACACACCTGTGACTGCCTTGCTCAGAAGCACAGACTTGTCAACAACTGCATCAGCTGCGGTCGGATTGTATGTGAGCAAGAGGGATCTGGGCCCTGCCTCTTCTGTGGTAGCCTG GTCTGCACGAAAGAGGAGCAGGAGATCTTGTTACGAGATTCTAACAAAAGTCAGAAATTAAGGAAGAAGCTTATGGGAG ATTGTAGCGAAAGAGACTACCTGGCACCCCAAGAAGCCAAGATGAAGGCTGGCTTTGAGAAGGCCGTCCAGCACAAAGAAAAACTTTTAGAATATGACAGAAATAG TGTTAAGAGAACCCAGGTACTCGATGATGAGTCAGATTACTTTGCGACCGAATCCAACCAGTGGTTGTCTACCGCTGAGCGGGATAAACTAAGAAAAAAGGAAGAGGAGTTGAGAGAACTTCGTCATGTATCTCGTAAAGACCGAAAGATCACCTTGGACTTTGCTGGCCGAAAAGTGATTGACGAGGGAAACAACCTGAACGATTACTACGACAA ATTGGATGAGACCCTCAAAGCAATGGACATTAACTCTGCGCTGAAATCTTCTGTGCACTCCGAAAGACAAGGTGGCAGACAAAACCTCAGAGAACTGGTCAACCCAAACATAAAGCAAGGTGCACCAGAA TGGGTCGATGTTCATAGCCGTGAAAACAACAAAAAGAACATGGAGAAAGTGCAGAGTTTGGCGCAGGATGGAAAGGAAGAACAGCGGACCCGCTTGCGCCTCCAAGACAAGGAGCTGCAAGAGATGGCCGATGGAGGCTGGTGTCTCAGCATGCACCAGCCATGGGCATCTCTGCTTGTCAAAGGCATTAAGCG TGTTGAGGGGCGGACTTGGTACACGTCTCACCGTGGTCGTCTTTGGATTGCTGCTGCAGGCAAGAAGCCCACCCCTCAAGAGATTGCTGAGGTGGAGGCCATGTACCGTTGCATCTACAACAAAG agcccagatttccctctgaCTACCCCACTGGCTGCCTGTTGGGCTGTGTCAATGTCACTGATTGCCTTCCTCAGGAACAGTTCAAAGAGCAG